In Acidobacteriota bacterium, a single window of DNA contains:
- a CDS encoding D-glycerate dehydrogenase, with protein MPFRIYATCDIGEPALNRLRERGYQVEVYPNPDPPPKSLILEKVRGGIDGLITTLRDSIDAELFEAGKGTLKVLSQIAVGFDNINRADANRYKVPFTNTADVLTEATAEFAFFMMGAVARKLWSSEKLVRENRWGAWHPFLPFLGDELTGKTVAIIGTGRIGLAMIKKCTGMDMNILCYDPAYENHEYVAGIQALMDLRRERGIQKNKTQIKYVRFETALAEADFVSVHVPLLREGESPTPTFHLFNEKTLRMMKPSAYLINTSRGPVVKEAALAKALKQRWIAGGALDVFEKEPLAANSPLRDPEIEDRCRLFHHFASGAKQTRLSPDPNIGMAGRCVQGLIDVLEKNYGGDFTKMPYLVNKEAFKS; from the coding sequence ATGCCATTCCGCATCTACGCCACCTGTGACATCGGTGAGCCAGCGCTAAACCGTTTGCGCGAGCGCGGATACCAAGTCGAAGTGTACCCGAATCCTGATCCGCCGCCGAAATCTCTGATTCTGGAAAAAGTGCGAGGCGGTATTGACGGCCTGATCACCACCTTGCGCGACTCAATCGATGCCGAGCTATTCGAAGCCGGAAAAGGAACTCTGAAGGTCCTCTCGCAGATCGCTGTAGGATTCGACAACATCAATCGCGCGGATGCCAATCGCTACAAGGTTCCCTTCACCAATACGGCTGATGTCCTAACCGAAGCCACTGCCGAATTCGCGTTCTTCATGATGGGCGCTGTGGCGCGTAAGCTCTGGTCCAGCGAAAAGCTGGTTCGCGAAAATCGTTGGGGAGCCTGGCATCCATTTCTTCCCTTTCTGGGCGATGAATTAACAGGCAAGACGGTTGCAATCATCGGCACCGGGCGAATCGGCTTGGCGATGATCAAGAAGTGCACCGGAATGGACATGAACATCCTGTGCTACGACCCGGCGTACGAGAACCACGAATACGTTGCTGGAATTCAGGCCTTGATGGATCTCCGACGTGAGCGCGGCATTCAGAAAAATAAAACGCAGATCAAGTACGTGAGGTTTGAAACCGCACTCGCCGAAGCCGATTTCGTCAGCGTGCATGTGCCCCTGTTGCGTGAGGGTGAATCGCCGACACCAACTTTCCACCTGTTCAACGAGAAGACTCTACGCATGATGAAGCCGAGCGCGTATTTGATTAATACATCCCGCGGGCCCGTCGTAAAGGAGGCCGCGTTGGCTAAAGCTCTTAAACAGCGCTGGATCGCTGGCGGAGCGCTGGATGTTTTCGAGAAAGAACCGCTTGCCGCCAATTCCCCCCTGCGAGATCCTGAAATCGAAGACCGCTGTCGCCTCTTTCATCACTTCGCCAGCGGAGCCAAACAGACCAGACTCTCACCCGATCCCAATATAGGAATGGCTGGTCGCTGCGTTCAGGGATTGATCGATGTGCTGGAGAAAAATTATGGCGGTGACTTCACCAAAATGCCGTACTTAGTGAATAAGGAGGCGTTCAAAAGCTAA
- the ftcD gene encoding glutamate formimidoyltransferase encodes MSLVECVPNFSEGRDTAKVEGIIAAMKVDGVYLLDKEMDADHNRCVITIVGDRDAVAEAAIRGVGKAAELIDLTQHQGAHPRVGAADVVPFIPIEGVTLEDCVAIARHVAAEIWRRHRVPVYLYEAAATRPERQNLENIRRGQFEGLRTEVVTNTERRPDFGEAALHQTAGATVVGARKPLIAYNVYLSTSDVEIAKKIGKAVRFSSGGLRYVKGMGVLVRGQAQVSMNLTDFEQTPIARVFEFVKREAARYGAMPISSEIVGLIPKRALEEAAEWFLQVENFDSSLILENRLAAVTGGKAAVGGIRAGVEPFIELLAAPTATPGGGSASAAAGAMAAALGGMVAGMSRGKKAYQQYERELSDALTRLNRLREELKASIDLDAASYAAVLKAYKDAKTAAPEVGERAISDALKNATRVPLGIAQKAHEVRRLVESLKPITSKNMWSDLAVASALARTAIEGGLANVEINLQESKDETFKAETSKAASVITTGN; translated from the coding sequence ATGTCTCTCGTTGAATGTGTTCCCAACTTCTCTGAGGGCCGCGACACTGCGAAGGTCGAGGGCATTATCGCCGCCATGAAGGTCGACGGCGTCTATCTGCTCGATAAGGAGATGGATGCCGATCACAATCGCTGCGTGATCACGATAGTCGGCGATCGCGATGCGGTGGCTGAAGCTGCCATTCGCGGCGTTGGAAAAGCAGCCGAGTTGATTGATCTCACTCAGCACCAAGGTGCGCATCCCCGCGTTGGCGCCGCCGACGTTGTGCCGTTTATTCCGATCGAAGGCGTCACATTGGAGGATTGTGTTGCTATCGCCCGTCACGTAGCCGCCGAGATCTGGAGACGTCATCGCGTGCCCGTGTACCTTTATGAAGCCGCCGCGACTCGGCCTGAGCGCCAAAACCTCGAGAACATACGCCGGGGACAGTTCGAGGGGCTGCGAACGGAAGTAGTCACGAATACCGAACGCCGTCCTGACTTCGGCGAGGCAGCCCTTCATCAGACTGCCGGTGCTACTGTCGTCGGAGCTCGCAAGCCGCTCATTGCCTACAACGTCTACCTGAGCACCAGCGATGTCGAGATTGCCAAGAAGATTGGCAAGGCGGTGCGTTTCTCATCTGGCGGTCTCCGTTACGTGAAGGGAATGGGCGTTCTGGTCCGAGGTCAGGCTCAAGTTTCGATGAACCTAACCGATTTCGAGCAAACACCCATTGCGCGCGTCTTCGAGTTCGTGAAGCGCGAGGCGGCTCGATATGGGGCGATGCCCATATCCAGCGAGATCGTTGGCCTCATTCCCAAACGGGCACTCGAAGAAGCTGCAGAGTGGTTCCTGCAGGTTGAGAACTTCGATTCTTCCCTGATCCTCGAGAACCGTTTGGCGGCCGTGACGGGTGGAAAAGCAGCAGTTGGCGGAATTCGCGCTGGAGTTGAGCCGTTTATCGAGCTGCTCGCCGCTCCCACTGCTACTCCAGGAGGAGGTAGCGCATCGGCGGCCGCAGGGGCAATGGCAGCGGCGCTCGGCGGAATGGTTGCAGGCATGTCTCGCGGAAAAAAAGCTTACCAGCAATACGAGCGCGAGTTGAGCGATGCCCTGACCCGTCTCAATCGTCTACGTGAAGAGCTGAAGGCGAGCATTGATCTCGACGCCGCCTCCTACGCTGCCGTCCTGAAAGCATATAAAGACGCCAAGACAGCTGCACCGGAAGTGGGCGAGCGCGCAATCTCTGATGCGCTCAAGAACGCAACTCGCGTTCCACTTGGGATTGCGCAGAAGGCCCATGAGGTTCGAAGACTCGTCGAATCGCTCAAGCCGATCACAAGCAAGAACATGTGGTCCGACCTGGCCGTCGCTTCCGCGCTCGCACGAACAGCAATTGAAGGCGGCTTGGCTAACGTCGAAATCAACCTGCAAGAATCGAAGGACGAGACGTTCAAGGCTGAAACGAGTAAGGCAGCCTCCGTAATCACCACAGGCAACTGA
- a CDS encoding penicillin-binding protein, translating into MKKSQAYRYLAVVIVLLVGAGTALAAKISTSGSSTTKRTARKVNESNRTQARISRLRHSRRLGYTRRSRRRHRYYERFTANSFATSDLTSGDFNAGEDPVVRQAAIDALGNMNGTVVAIDPTNGRILAMVNQKLALSEGGTPCSTIKLSVGLAALSEGIITRNTPVKIGPRAYMTLTEALAKSNNLYFEALGRKLGFERVHRYATQFGLGELAGYNIEGEHLGVYPDEELDAKLGGVGRMCSFGDGISMTPLQLGAMVAAMANGGTLYYLQHPTSPEEILNFQPKVKRTLEIANYLPEMSDGMAAAVQYGTARPLRVNFSEEQILGKTGTCSNSGTRYGWFASYANTSYGRIVTVVFLEGGRPTYGPKAAEIAGRMYRGLYDHSFFAAKNPVEKAGETAVGVSQ; encoded by the coding sequence ATGAAGAAGAGTCAGGCCTACCGGTATCTTGCAGTAGTCATAGTCCTTCTCGTGGGCGCCGGAACGGCGCTTGCCGCCAAAATCTCCACTTCTGGAAGCAGTACCACCAAGCGCACAGCGCGCAAAGTAAATGAATCGAACCGGACCCAAGCGAGGATAAGTCGCCTGCGCCACAGCCGCCGTTTGGGTTATACGCGGAGGAGCAGGCGTCGTCATCGTTATTACGAGCGCTTCACCGCGAACTCTTTCGCGACGAGCGATTTGACGAGCGGTGATTTTAACGCAGGTGAGGACCCGGTGGTGCGCCAAGCGGCGATCGATGCTCTGGGCAACATGAACGGAACAGTGGTGGCGATTGATCCGACTAACGGACGCATTCTGGCAATGGTCAACCAGAAGCTGGCTCTTTCCGAAGGCGGGACTCCTTGTTCGACGATCAAGTTATCTGTGGGACTCGCGGCATTGAGCGAAGGCATCATCACACGCAACACGCCTGTGAAGATCGGTCCACGTGCGTACATGACGCTTACCGAGGCGCTCGCGAAGTCGAACAATCTGTATTTCGAGGCACTGGGACGCAAGCTGGGATTCGAGCGCGTTCACCGCTACGCGACTCAGTTCGGATTGGGCGAGCTGGCTGGTTACAACATTGAAGGCGAACATCTGGGCGTCTATCCAGACGAAGAGCTCGACGCGAAGCTCGGCGGTGTTGGCCGCATGTGCTCCTTTGGCGATGGAATCTCGATGACTCCGCTGCAGCTGGGAGCTATGGTCGCGGCAATGGCCAACGGTGGCACTCTTTACTATCTGCAGCACCCCACTTCTCCGGAAGAGATCTTGAACTTCCAGCCTAAAGTAAAGCGCACGCTCGAAATCGCCAATTACCTGCCTGAGATGAGCGATGGCATGGCAGCGGCAGTTCAATACGGGACGGCACGTCCGCTGCGCGTCAACTTCTCAGAGGAGCAGATTCTGGGGAAGACTGGAACGTGCTCCAATTCGGGAACTCGCTACGGATGGTTTGCCTCTTACGCCAACACGAGCTATGGCCGCATCGTGACGGTCGTTTTCCTGGAGGGCGGACGTCCGACGTACGGTCCTAAGGCTGCCGAAATCGCTGGACGCATGTATCGCGGCTTGTACGATCATAGCTTCTTCGCCGCTAAAAACCCTGTTGAGAAAGCGGGAGAGACTGCCGTTGGCGTCTCTCAATAA
- a CDS encoding sulfopyruvate decarboxylase, with translation MPVSVNSSKAIYAALKASGIRLLSALPETWLLHLIRMAEDDPEMTLVRLAKEEEGVGISAGAHFAGVSSAMLMQNHGFLASINGIVSFALLYRIPLLMLISYRGSFGERDPWQTQGGSVTEPLLRTLGIPYFCLQTAESVQQRIAHAQTLCASSLQPAALLLTRDLMWEE, from the coding sequence ATGCCCGTCTCGGTGAATAGTTCGAAAGCCATTTACGCGGCGCTAAAGGCCTCAGGAATTCGTCTGCTTTCGGCGTTGCCCGAGACATGGCTGCTTCACCTGATTCGGATGGCCGAAGACGATCCAGAGATGACTCTCGTTCGTCTCGCGAAGGAAGAAGAAGGCGTGGGAATTTCGGCCGGCGCGCACTTTGCCGGCGTCAGCTCCGCCATGTTGATGCAGAACCACGGATTTCTCGCCAGCATTAACGGCATCGTCTCATTTGCGCTCTTGTATCGAATTCCGCTGCTGATGCTGATCAGCTACCGCGGCAGCTTCGGTGAGAGGGATCCATGGCAGACCCAGGGAGGCAGCGTGACCGAGCCTCTGCTGCGCACTCTTGGCATCCCCTATTTTTGTCTGCAAACTGCCGAATCGGTTCAGCAACGGATCGCCCACGCGCAGACGCTTTGCGCCAGCAGCCTGCAACCAGCCGCGCTACTGCTCACTCGCGACCTTATGTGGGAGGAATGA
- a CDS encoding thiamine pyrophosphate-binding protein — MLRLDCLRSIYSQLEKCVVVTIMGAVSAELQSIGHRPNFFYLQHAMGLASSTGLGIALSLPEQTVMVLDGDGSVLMNLGTFSTMARYRPRNLLHIVFDNESLLSVGGFPTATSTGTDLAQIAKAAGVPRTEIVNDCTSFVEAVNKGLAARDLTTIVAKVEASGPTKYVTDLNLLENRFEFSRYLRSLKRPQP; from the coding sequence TTGCTACGGCTCGACTGTCTGCGGTCGATTTACTCGCAGTTGGAAAAGTGTGTAGTCGTCACCATTATGGGCGCAGTCTCGGCAGAGCTCCAGTCCATCGGACATCGTCCGAATTTCTTCTATCTGCAGCACGCTATGGGACTCGCTTCTTCCACAGGCCTCGGCATCGCGCTCTCTTTACCGGAACAAACCGTAATGGTGCTCGATGGCGACGGATCTGTCCTGATGAACCTCGGCACATTCAGCACCATGGCGCGATATCGTCCACGCAATCTTCTCCACATTGTGTTTGACAATGAGAGCCTGCTCTCCGTCGGCGGTTTTCCGACCGCGACGTCGACCGGAACGGATTTGGCTCAAATCGCCAAAGCAGCCGGCGTTCCCCGGACGGAGATTGTCAATGATTGCACCAGCTTCGTGGAAGCAGTCAATAAGGGCCTTGCGGCCAGGGATCTAACCACGATCGTGGCCAAAGTAGAAGCAAGCGGTCCGACAAAATACGTTACAGATTTGAACTTGCTCGAAAATCGCTTCGAGTTCAGCCGCTATTTGCGTTCGTTAAAGAGGCCACAACCGTAG